A window of the Chloroflexus sp. Y-396-1 genome harbors these coding sequences:
- a CDS encoding monovalent cation:proton antiporter family protein, which yields MQTLIYLAGFALICLASHRIGEWFARLRLPYITGYLFTGVLVGSFGLQLLPSSAGERLRFIDQIALAVIAFVAGNELFYKDLMSSLRAVLWSLGMIIVTALILIGASLFVLLEFIPFAQGLSTGEKIAIALLGTTILLALSPPSTIAVIKELRARGPATRLILGVTIAMDVAIIVIFAISSSFATALVEGSSVNLSFLALLLIDLILSGVAGYGVSQVLRVVLRQSWSRWWKLAAIVTLGYGIFAGTDWLKSISATSWSFKIMIEPLLVALMGSFLITNFSPYRNELGELLHDISPVVYVAFFTVTGLGLKLDILLTALIFAAVLFLVRALSLFIGSSLGLSIAGEPPRFRPLFWLGLITQAGIALGLAREASLLLPSIGDTFATLIIAVIVLNEITGPLTLRFAIQRLGEANLPEPGIRDDVRDVLILGIEQQSIALARQLRARGWQVRVADTDYDHVQRLTSEDVDERHISEISLQTLNGLITRATDAVVALLEKDEDNLRACQIAFEKFGVPRLIVRPNQSEFREQFRELGAIIIDPATAMVNLLEQAVRAPQSLNLLLHTDPVYDVVQMTVTNREIDGRLVRDLRLPADVLLLEISRDGQGIVPHGYTRLRLGDELTIVGKPDSLREVSLRIG from the coding sequence TTGCAGACCCTGATCTATCTGGCCGGTTTTGCTCTAATCTGCCTTGCCTCTCACCGTATTGGAGAGTGGTTTGCCCGACTGCGTCTACCGTATATCACGGGCTATCTCTTTACCGGTGTGTTGGTTGGCTCATTTGGCTTGCAACTCCTGCCGTCAAGTGCGGGTGAGCGTCTGCGCTTCATTGATCAGATAGCGCTGGCAGTGATTGCCTTTGTGGCCGGTAATGAACTGTTCTACAAAGACCTGATGAGCAGTCTACGCGCCGTTCTATGGTCACTAGGTATGATCATCGTTACCGCCCTGATTCTGATCGGCGCGAGTCTATTTGTACTCCTCGAGTTTATCCCATTTGCGCAAGGGCTGAGTACTGGTGAGAAGATCGCCATCGCTCTCCTTGGTACAACGATTCTGTTGGCCCTCTCGCCCCCTTCGACTATCGCAGTGATCAAAGAGCTACGCGCTCGTGGTCCGGCTACTCGCCTGATCCTGGGTGTAACTATTGCAATGGATGTTGCGATCATTGTAATCTTTGCGATCAGTTCATCGTTTGCTACGGCTTTAGTCGAGGGAAGTAGCGTCAATCTTTCCTTCCTTGCCCTGTTGCTTATCGATCTCATCCTATCAGGAGTGGCGGGCTACGGTGTCAGCCAGGTGTTGCGTGTTGTACTCCGGCAGAGCTGGTCGCGCTGGTGGAAACTGGCCGCTATTGTGACACTCGGCTACGGTATCTTTGCTGGGACGGACTGGCTCAAGAGTATCTCGGCTACAAGCTGGTCATTCAAGATTATGATTGAGCCATTACTGGTTGCATTAATGGGAAGTTTTCTGATCACGAATTTTTCACCGTATCGTAATGAGCTGGGCGAATTATTGCACGATATTAGTCCCGTGGTGTACGTTGCCTTCTTCACTGTCACCGGTCTGGGTCTCAAGCTCGACATCCTGTTGACTGCCCTAATATTTGCTGCTGTGCTCTTTTTGGTGCGAGCGTTGTCCCTTTTCATTGGGAGTTCATTAGGATTGTCAATTGCCGGTGAACCGCCACGGTTCCGTCCATTATTCTGGTTGGGATTGATCACCCAGGCTGGCATTGCATTAGGTCTGGCGCGTGAAGCCTCTCTGCTTTTGCCGTCGATAGGTGATACCTTTGCGACATTGATCATCGCTGTAATCGTCCTCAACGAGATTACCGGGCCGCTTACCCTGCGTTTTGCCATACAACGCCTGGGCGAGGCTAACCTACCCGAACCGGGAATTCGCGATGATGTGCGTGATGTACTTATCCTCGGCATTGAGCAACAATCGATTGCATTGGCTCGCCAGTTACGTGCACGGGGCTGGCAAGTGCGCGTCGCCGATACTGATTACGACCACGTACAGCGGCTGACAAGCGAGGATGTTGATGAGCGCCACATCTCTGAGATTAGTCTGCAAACGCTGAACGGATTAATCACTCGTGCTACCGATGCAGTCGTTGCACTATTAGAAAAAGATGAGGATAACCTACGGGCATGTCAGATCGCGTTTGAGAAGTTCGGTGTGCCACGTCTGATTGTTCGGCCCAACCAATCTGAGTTTCGTGAGCAGTTCCGTGAATTAGGTGCAATTATCATTGATCCGGCTACCGCAATGGTAAACCTTCTTGAACAGGCAGTACGGGCACCGCAGTCACTCAATTTGTTGTTGCATACCGATCCGGTTTACGATGTGGTGCAAATGACGGTGACGAATCGTGAGATTGATGGTCGGCTAGTACGTGATTTACGTTTGCCAGCCGATGTCTTGCTCCTTGAAATTAGCCGCGATGGGCAAGGCATTGTGCCACATGGATATACGAGACTCCGTCTCGGTGATGAACTCACAATTGTTGGCAAGCCCGATAGCCTGCGTGAGGTGAGTCTGCGCATTGGTTAG
- a CDS encoding nitroreductase family protein: MDFFTLVQIRRTVRAFRPDPPPREAIEQILWAASWAPSPHGRQPWRFVVVEAHERKAALAAAMGEAWRHHLALDGHDPATIEQRLQRSQERVLNAPVIIIPCLYLNDLDVYPDPERQTAETTMAIQSLGCAVQNMLLAAFALGLAAGWMCAPLFAPAAVRTALNLAEDLHPQALIPIGYLAQEPKRRPRRSLDELVVQWL; encoded by the coding sequence ATGGACTTTTTCACCCTCGTCCAAATTCGGCGGACAGTGCGTGCTTTTCGGCCTGATCCGCCGCCGCGTGAAGCTATTGAGCAGATTTTGTGGGCAGCTAGTTGGGCGCCATCACCCCATGGACGGCAGCCCTGGCGGTTTGTGGTGGTCGAAGCTCACGAACGTAAGGCGGCGCTGGCGGCAGCAATGGGCGAAGCATGGCGTCATCACCTCGCGCTCGATGGGCATGACCCGGCAACTATTGAACAGCGCTTGCAACGCTCGCAGGAGCGGGTGCTGAACGCGCCAGTGATCATCATTCCCTGTCTTTACCTCAACGACCTTGATGTCTACCCCGACCCCGAACGCCAGACTGCCGAGACGACAATGGCGATCCAGAGTCTGGGTTGTGCAGTGCAGAATATGTTGCTGGCGGCGTTCGCGCTCGGCTTGGCAGCAGGATGGATGTGTGCGCCGTTATTCGCCCCAGCAGCAGTGCGAACAGCCCTCAATCTGGCCGAAGATTTACACCCGCAGGCGCTGATCCCGATTGGCTACCTGGCGCAGGAACCAAAACGTCGTCCACGCCGATCATTGGACGAACTGGTTGTGCAGTGGTTATAA
- the cofE gene encoding coenzyme F420-0:L-glutamate ligase, with the protein MQGEIRILPLRGIGEVRPGDDLVAILATAIDAAGGLETGDILVVTQKIVSKAEGRLIDPATVEPSPFACEIARTAKKDAHYQEVVLREAKRIVKMANGVLITETHHGFVCANSGVDESNVDGGRRLTLLPLDPDASAAALHKGLASRYGYAPPVIITDTFGRPWREGQVNVAIGVAGMMPLHDFAGITDPYGYTMQATLIAVADELASAAELVMGKIDRVPAALVRGYRYQPSATANARQLIRDPRFDLFR; encoded by the coding sequence ATGCAAGGAGAAATTCGCATCCTGCCGTTGCGCGGTATCGGTGAAGTACGACCCGGAGATGACCTGGTGGCGATCCTTGCTACAGCAATTGATGCTGCCGGTGGGTTGGAAACAGGCGATATTCTGGTCGTGACGCAAAAGATCGTGTCGAAGGCTGAAGGACGTCTGATCGACCCGGCGACGGTTGAGCCGTCGCCGTTTGCCTGCGAAATTGCCCGTACTGCGAAGAAAGATGCGCACTACCAGGAGGTCGTGCTGCGCGAGGCGAAGCGGATTGTGAAGATGGCAAATGGGGTCTTGATTACTGAAACCCATCACGGCTTTGTCTGCGCGAATAGTGGCGTGGACGAATCGAATGTCGATGGTGGCCGACGACTGACATTGCTGCCGCTCGATCCTGATGCAAGTGCTGCTGCGCTCCATAAAGGTCTTGCCAGTCGCTACGGCTATGCGCCGCCGGTGATTATCACCGATACCTTTGGTCGTCCATGGCGTGAAGGGCAGGTTAATGTAGCGATTGGCGTCGCCGGTATGATGCCGCTGCACGATTTTGCTGGGATTACCGACCCGTATGGCTACACAATGCAGGCGACGTTGATCGCAGTTGCCGATGAACTAGCATCTGCTGCCGAGCTGGTGATGGGAAAGATTGATCGCGTACCGGCAGCGCTGGTGCGTGGGTATCGGTATCAACCAAGTGCAACGGCTAATGCCCGCCAGTTGATCCGTGATCCGCGCTTTGATCTCTTCCGTTAA
- the mtnP gene encoding S-methyl-5'-thioadenosine phosphorylase, translated as MSSATIGVIGGSGLYAMPELKNPEEVRLSTPFGDPSDAFIIGELEGRRVAFLPRHGRGHRLNPSEVPARANIYAFKLLGVRALISVSAVGSLREDYAPGHAVIPDQIFDRTKGIRPATFFEGGVVAHVAFDRPFCPNLSNILLHAAQAAGATVHYGGTLVVMEGPQFSTKAESEENRRRGHSLIGMTALPEAKLAREAEIAYATLAMVTDYDVWHPEHDAVTAEQVIKVLSANVALAQQIVRQAVAQIDDTFTSPAHDALRYAIVTHPDYIPAAVKERLAPIAGRYWS; from the coding sequence ATGAGCAGCGCAACAATCGGTGTGATCGGTGGAAGCGGTCTGTATGCAATGCCTGAATTGAAGAACCCCGAAGAGGTGCGCCTGAGTACACCGTTCGGTGATCCGAGCGATGCGTTTATCATTGGTGAGCTAGAGGGGCGGCGGGTGGCGTTCTTGCCCCGTCACGGGCGCGGGCATCGGCTGAATCCGAGTGAGGTACCGGCGCGGGCGAATATCTATGCCTTTAAGCTGTTGGGAGTACGCGCCTTAATCTCGGTTAGTGCGGTTGGTTCACTGCGTGAAGATTACGCACCAGGTCATGCTGTCATTCCCGATCAGATTTTTGATCGTACCAAGGGGATCCGTCCGGCAACCTTCTTTGAGGGTGGGGTCGTTGCCCATGTCGCGTTTGATCGACCATTTTGCCCCAATTTAAGTAACATTCTTTTGCACGCGGCACAAGCTGCCGGGGCTACTGTGCATTACGGTGGAACCCTGGTTGTGATGGAAGGGCCACAGTTCTCGACCAAAGCTGAGAGTGAAGAGAACCGACGCCGTGGTCACAGTTTGATCGGGATGACGGCATTGCCCGAAGCGAAGCTGGCCCGCGAAGCCGAGATTGCTTATGCGACACTGGCAATGGTGACCGATTACGATGTTTGGCATCCCGAACACGATGCAGTCACCGCTGAACAGGTGATTAAGGTGCTGAGTGCGAATGTAGCCCTCGCTCAACAGATTGTTCGACAGGCTGTTGCTCAGATCGACGACACCTTTACCAGTCCCGCTCATGATGCGCTGCGCTACGCAATTGTCACCCACCCCGATTATATTCCGGCAGCGGTCAAAGAGCGTCTGGCACCGATTGCCGGTCGCTATTGGTCGTGA
- a CDS encoding AAA family ATPase produces MSNPFFYGGRVEPDQFVGRQSELRRIFTALEVAHTGQMQSVSVVGPRRIGKSSLLWYVTQRYHKYLQNATTYRFVYIDLQNARCHTLAGLLGEIITQLGLRGRIGKPSLVDFQDAILKLKNQGISPVICLDEFEELIERQTAFPVDVYDSWRSLINQHALAFIIASKTPLPALAQAGKYTSPFFNVFTSLRLGELTDSEARQLIARSADCDHPFSPHEQEKLLRLAGKHPYKLQLAGSLLYVAKAQGAPVRWSRLRCEFYYQCEQAGLATPWRKTMGMRLTAAISWLVVTPATWLGRALLEGVLRLKKDDVSQTTAWMFGTILLIAMIAILFGSITINPDEMLQLIERIRGNP; encoded by the coding sequence ATGTCCAATCCTTTCTTCTACGGCGGTCGGGTCGAGCCGGATCAGTTTGTTGGCAGGCAGAGCGAACTGCGCCGTATCTTCACAGCACTGGAGGTTGCTCACACTGGGCAGATGCAGAGTGTGTCGGTCGTTGGGCCGCGACGTATCGGGAAATCATCGCTGTTGTGGTACGTGACTCAGCGGTACCACAAATATCTACAGAACGCCACGACGTATCGATTCGTCTACATTGATCTGCAAAATGCCCGGTGCCATACGCTCGCAGGATTGCTCGGCGAGATCATCACGCAATTGGGGCTACGTGGTCGGATCGGCAAGCCGTCACTAGTCGATTTCCAAGACGCCATCCTGAAACTGAAAAACCAGGGTATCTCGCCCGTGATCTGTCTCGACGAATTTGAAGAGCTGATCGAACGACAAACAGCATTTCCCGTTGATGTTTACGATTCCTGGCGATCGCTCATAAACCAGCATGCGCTGGCTTTTATCATCGCCTCGAAGACGCCATTACCCGCTCTGGCACAGGCAGGCAAATACACATCGCCGTTCTTCAATGTGTTTACATCGCTCCGACTAGGTGAGCTTACCGACAGCGAAGCGCGCCAACTGATTGCACGCAGCGCAGATTGCGATCACCCCTTCTCTCCACATGAACAAGAGAAGCTCCTGCGACTGGCAGGCAAACATCCGTACAAACTGCAACTGGCAGGAAGTTTGCTTTACGTTGCTAAAGCTCAGGGCGCACCCGTGCGCTGGTCACGCCTGCGGTGCGAGTTTTACTATCAATGCGAACAGGCAGGATTGGCGACGCCCTGGCGGAAAACAATGGGCATGCGTCTCACCGCTGCCATATCCTGGCTGGTCGTCACACCTGCTACCTGGCTGGGACGTGCTCTCCTTGAAGGGGTGCTGCGCCTGAAAAAGGACGACGTAAGCCAGACCACCGCCTGGATGTTCGGCACGATTCTACTCATTGCGATGATTGCAATTCTGTTCGGTTCGATTACGATCAACCCAGACGAGATGTTGCAATTGATTGAGCGTATTCGTGGTAACCCGTAG
- a CDS encoding glycosyltransferase family 2 protein translates to MVEVHQLALISGYTIFSCRLPRGVAMWLAVIGIVISVALVGSFIVDWQRMRRIPRLSPPNLPSDPPFVSILIPARNEERGIARCVRGALAQRYPHFEVIVVDDGSTDQTPTILADLAAADSRLHPIAGKPLPPGWVGKCHACQQASSVAKGEWLLFLDADTAPAPDLTAALLCYALATNGDMVTIFPFLELETWAEQLVLPPFVALIVSIFPFERLSQPDVRPEEVLANGQCIFVRRAAYDAVGGHSAVRGEVLEDVRLGQTLRAAGFTVRGAIGLEYLRVRMYTNAAEVVEGLMKNASAGSRSGGWRSLFAMTMLLAQAYAPLLLMITGWSLSGWAGSVVFLAGLLAWLAGLLFWGMLYRRFYHLNPLYALLWPIGLLLYLLIAGYGILRVQLGRGVTWKGRRYAG, encoded by the coding sequence ATGGTCGAAGTGCATCAGCTTGCCCTGATCTCAGGGTATACTATCTTCAGTTGCCGTCTACCAAGAGGTGTTGCCATGTGGCTGGCCGTTATTGGGATCGTCATTAGTGTAGCGCTGGTGGGAAGTTTTATTGTAGACTGGCAGCGGATGCGTCGAATTCCGCGTCTGTCCCCTCCAAATTTGCCATCTGATCCACCGTTCGTTTCAATTTTGATCCCGGCGCGCAATGAAGAGCGCGGTATTGCCCGTTGTGTCAGAGGGGCGCTAGCACAACGTTATCCGCATTTTGAGGTGATCGTGGTTGACGATGGTTCAACCGATCAGACTCCGACTATTCTGGCTGATCTGGCCGCGGCCGATTCACGCTTACACCCGATTGCCGGAAAACCATTGCCGCCGGGTTGGGTGGGGAAATGTCATGCCTGCCAGCAGGCAAGTAGTGTTGCAAAGGGTGAGTGGCTCCTTTTTCTTGATGCTGACACTGCACCGGCCCCTGACCTTACCGCTGCACTGCTCTGCTATGCGCTGGCAACGAACGGTGATATGGTAACGATTTTCCCCTTCTTGGAACTCGAAACCTGGGCTGAACAATTAGTGCTGCCGCCGTTTGTGGCCTTGATCGTCTCGATCTTCCCGTTTGAGCGCCTCTCTCAACCTGACGTTCGTCCTGAAGAGGTGTTGGCCAATGGGCAATGTATCTTTGTGCGACGTGCTGCGTATGACGCAGTAGGTGGTCATAGCGCTGTACGTGGCGAGGTGCTAGAGGATGTTCGTCTCGGTCAAACCCTGCGTGCTGCCGGGTTTACTGTGCGAGGGGCGATTGGCTTAGAGTATCTGAGGGTGCGGATGTACACGAATGCCGCTGAGGTGGTGGAAGGTTTAATGAAAAACGCTTCAGCGGGTTCGCGTAGTGGTGGCTGGCGCTCGTTATTTGCGATGACAATGTTGCTCGCGCAGGCGTATGCGCCGTTGCTCTTGATGATAACCGGCTGGTCGTTAAGCGGTTGGGCAGGGAGTGTCGTTTTCCTGGCAGGTTTGCTTGCCTGGTTGGCCGGTCTGCTCTTTTGGGGCATGCTGTATCGGCGATTTTATCATCTTAACCCACTGTACGCTCTTCTCTGGCCCATCGGTTTGCTACTCTATTTGCTCATTGCCGGTTATGGGATTCTGCGTGTGCAGTTGGGGCGGGGAGTTACCTGGAAAGGACGACGCTATGCCGGTTAG
- a CDS encoding 50S ribosomal protein L25, whose product MVNVTLTAQRRHIFGKKVKTLRREGILPANFYGKGVETTAIQISERDFEQIFRTVPKGESFNLDIEGTTYPVVIYVVQRHPVTRKFLHIDFKLA is encoded by the coding sequence ATGGTAAACGTCACCCTAACAGCTCAACGCCGTCACATCTTCGGCAAAAAGGTCAAGACTCTGCGTCGCGAAGGCATTTTACCGGCCAACTTCTACGGTAAAGGTGTTGAAACCACCGCTATTCAAATCAGTGAGCGCGATTTTGAGCAGATCTTTCGCACCGTGCCCAAGGGAGAATCGTTCAATCTCGATATAGAGGGCACGACTTACCCGGTCGTGATTTACGTTGTGCAGCGTCACCCGGTAACCCGTAAATTCCTGCACATTGATTTCAAACTGGCCTGA
- the priA gene encoding primosomal protein N', with translation MNTSPEHLLLEVVADVVVLAPHSGRQHPRFFSYRVPDHLRETTTVGQLVWVPLRQQQVRGVIVALQHRTADGLRDLIDLVDPAVSIPEVTIRLARWVAEYYDAPLATVLDLCLPPGTTRQIETTWRATAAGLTCELGALPDRERAILFYLRRHGEQSESALRAVLRGSDEQLRIAYRVLAERGLIVQGRRIEPPRVQPRREQIVRMTVRDLEQALAELHRAPRQAMALRWLAERVADEPPTLSEFRRATGIDSTGILALTRRGFIHLSEREVYRDPLATVTFSPDTAPPLTMAQRKAYETIVTTLETGTGGRFLLYGITGSGKTEVYLRLIARALRLGRQALVLAPEIALTTQLVRRLAARFGHQLAVFHSGLSDGERYDEWRRLRRGEARIAIGARSALFAPLPDLGLVIVDEEHDPGYKNDAAPRYHARDAALHLAELAGVTVVLGSATPSVETFYAARNGAIQLLELPERITAQIGLDGLVHSRPLPLPPIRIVDMRRELQQGNTSIFSNTLYHALAQTLARGQQAILFLNRRGAASFIVCRDCGYVARCERCSAPLTVHYHAESKAEVGAPVSVLLCHACGQRTAAPVICPQCLSRRIRTLGIGTQRVAEAVREFFPSARVARWDRDSITGKHSHDMLLEAMVRHDIDVLVGTQMIAKGLDLPLVSLVGVVLADTGLYLPDFRSGERAFQLLTQVAGRAGRRSEGAQIIIQTYQPDHYALQAVRDHDYRSFFREEMAFRRALAYPPFGRLVRFVTTAAHEETCQRRAEQLAVALQKCITDRDLVGWRLIGPAPAFFRRQRGRWRWHLLLRVPPATTTQELRAVFDAVGPLSGWVIDIDPVNVL, from the coding sequence ATGAATACCTCCCCTGAACATCTGCTGCTTGAGGTGGTTGCCGATGTTGTAGTGCTGGCACCGCACTCAGGCCGCCAACATCCGCGTTTCTTTTCATACCGTGTGCCTGATCATCTACGGGAAACAACAACGGTAGGCCAGTTGGTTTGGGTACCGTTGCGACAGCAACAGGTTCGGGGAGTGATTGTTGCATTGCAGCATCGCACAGCCGATGGTCTGCGTGATCTCATCGATCTGGTTGATCCGGCGGTATCTATTCCTGAAGTTACCATCCGATTGGCGCGTTGGGTTGCCGAATACTACGACGCTCCGTTGGCGACGGTTCTTGATCTCTGTCTTCCGCCCGGCACAACGCGACAGATTGAGACGACCTGGCGAGCGACGGCAGCCGGCCTGACGTGTGAGTTAGGGGCATTGCCAGATCGCGAGCGGGCGATCCTTTTTTATCTGCGACGCCATGGAGAACAGAGCGAATCTGCGTTACGGGCTGTGCTGCGTGGTAGTGATGAACAGTTACGCATAGCCTACCGTGTATTAGCCGAACGTGGGTTGATTGTACAGGGGAGACGCATCGAACCGCCACGAGTGCAACCACGGCGTGAGCAAATTGTTCGTATGACGGTTCGTGATTTAGAGCAGGCGTTGGCTGAGTTGCATCGCGCACCACGTCAGGCCATGGCTCTTCGCTGGTTGGCTGAGCGGGTAGCAGATGAACCGCCGACGCTCAGTGAATTTCGGCGGGCAACAGGAATTGACAGTACGGGAATACTTGCGCTCACACGACGGGGGTTTATTCATTTGAGTGAGCGTGAAGTCTATCGCGATCCGCTGGCAACGGTGACGTTCTCTCCTGATACCGCACCACCACTAACGATGGCACAACGGAAGGCGTATGAGACGATTGTAACGACCCTCGAAACAGGCACCGGTGGTCGTTTCTTGCTGTACGGTATTACCGGCAGTGGGAAGACAGAAGTATACTTACGCCTGATTGCCCGTGCGTTACGCCTCGGTCGCCAGGCGCTGGTGCTGGCGCCAGAGATTGCACTCACTACCCAGTTGGTACGCCGTCTGGCTGCTCGTTTCGGTCATCAACTGGCAGTGTTCCACAGTGGGCTAAGTGATGGTGAACGGTACGATGAGTGGCGTCGATTACGGCGTGGTGAAGCCCGGATTGCCATCGGCGCACGTTCTGCGCTTTTTGCCCCGCTCCCCGATCTAGGGTTAGTCATTGTTGATGAGGAGCATGATCCTGGCTACAAAAATGATGCAGCCCCCCGCTATCATGCCCGTGATGCAGCGTTACACCTTGCCGAGCTAGCTGGAGTTACCGTTGTGCTTGGCAGTGCAACACCGAGTGTCGAAACCTTCTACGCGGCGCGTAACGGCGCTATTCAGTTGCTCGAACTGCCCGAACGGATCACTGCGCAGATTGGGCTCGATGGTCTCGTTCATAGTCGCCCGCTCCCGTTGCCGCCAATCCGCATCGTTGATATGCGGCGTGAGTTGCAGCAAGGTAATACCTCGATCTTCTCAAACACTCTTTACCATGCGCTTGCCCAAACGCTTGCCCGTGGTCAGCAGGCGATCCTCTTTCTCAACCGTCGGGGGGCAGCATCGTTTATTGTCTGTCGGGATTGTGGCTATGTCGCCCGTTGTGAACGCTGTTCCGCACCACTTACCGTTCACTACCATGCGGAATCTAAGGCCGAAGTAGGAGCACCGGTATCGGTGTTGCTCTGTCATGCGTGTGGCCAACGTACCGCAGCACCGGTCATTTGCCCACAATGTCTCAGCCGTCGCATTCGGACGTTGGGAATCGGCACCCAACGGGTTGCTGAAGCAGTACGTGAGTTCTTTCCGTCAGCCCGCGTAGCACGCTGGGATCGCGACAGTATAACCGGAAAACATTCTCATGACATGCTCCTTGAAGCGATGGTACGCCACGACATCGACGTGCTCGTCGGTACCCAGATGATCGCGAAAGGTCTTGATCTGCCGCTGGTTAGTCTGGTAGGGGTCGTTTTGGCCGATACCGGGCTGTACCTGCCTGATTTTCGGAGCGGTGAGCGGGCATTTCAACTCTTGACCCAGGTGGCCGGGCGTGCCGGTCGGCGTAGCGAGGGTGCGCAGATAATCATTCAGACCTATCAGCCAGATCATTACGCCCTGCAGGCGGTTCGTGACCATGATTACCGGTCATTCTTTCGCGAAGAGATGGCGTTTCGGCGTGCGCTAGCCTATCCACCGTTTGGTCGGTTGGTGCGTTTTGTTACGACAGCAGCACACGAGGAAACATGCCAGCGTCGAGCCGAACAGTTGGCGGTAGCGTTACAAAAGTGCATTACCGACCGTGATCTCGTGGGATGGCGTTTGATTGGCCCGGCACCGGCATTCTTTCGTCGTCAACGCGGGCGCTGGCGCTGGCATCTATTGTTGCGCGTACCGCCGGCAACCACCACACAGGAACTTCGAGCAGTATTCGATGCTGTCGGCCCCTTGTCTGGCTGGGTGATTGATATTGACCCGGTGAATGTGTTATGA
- the eno gene encoding phosphopyruvate hydratase, which produces MSTLIEAIVAREVLDSRGNPTIEVDVRLESGDVGRAIVPSGASTGAHEALELRDGDASRYNGKGVLKAVRAVNEDIAEALIGFDAADQIGLDQELIALDGTPNKSKLGANAILGVSLAAAKAAAAAFGLPLYRYLGGVHAHVLPVPMMNIMNGGQHATNSTDFQEFMIMPVGAESFREGLRWGAEIYHALKKVIHDRGFSTTVGDEGGFAPSLPTNDAPLQLIMEAIEKAGYRPGEQVMIALDPATTEIYEDGKYHLKREGRSLSSAEMVDYWVDLVNRYPIISLEDGLAEDDWDGWVLLRAKLGDRVQLVGDDFLVTNVNRLQRAIDARAANSILIKLNQIGSLTETLSAIQLAQRSGWTAVVSHRSGESEDVTIADLVVATNAGQIKTGAPARTDRVAKYNQLLRIEEELGSTARYAGRSAFKV; this is translated from the coding sequence ATGTCAACACTAATTGAAGCAATCGTTGCCCGTGAAGTACTTGACTCGCGTGGTAATCCAACCATCGAAGTCGATGTTCGGCTAGAGAGCGGTGATGTAGGACGGGCGATTGTACCCAGTGGTGCGTCAACCGGCGCTCACGAGGCACTTGAGTTGCGCGATGGCGATGCTTCCCGATACAACGGTAAAGGTGTATTGAAGGCAGTACGGGCAGTAAACGAAGATATTGCCGAAGCGTTGATCGGCTTTGATGCCGCCGACCAGATTGGTCTCGATCAGGAGTTGATCGCACTCGACGGCACGCCGAATAAGAGTAAGCTCGGCGCTAATGCGATTTTGGGCGTATCACTGGCCGCCGCCAAGGCTGCCGCTGCTGCGTTTGGCCTACCCCTCTACCGCTATCTCGGTGGTGTGCACGCTCATGTCTTACCGGTGCCGATGATGAATATCATGAACGGCGGACAGCATGCAACCAACAGCACAGACTTTCAGGAGTTTATGATTATGCCAGTTGGCGCCGAAAGTTTTCGCGAAGGGTTGCGCTGGGGGGCCGAGATTTATCACGCCCTGAAGAAAGTTATTCACGACCGTGGCTTTAGTACGACCGTGGGCGATGAAGGCGGGTTTGCGCCCAGTCTGCCAACCAACGACGCGCCGTTGCAATTGATTATGGAGGCTATTGAGAAGGCTGGCTATCGACCCGGTGAGCAGGTTATGATCGCGCTTGATCCGGCCACCACCGAAATCTACGAAGATGGCAAATATCATCTCAAGCGCGAAGGTCGTTCGCTCTCCAGCGCCGAGATGGTTGATTACTGGGTCGATCTGGTTAATCGCTATCCGATTATCTCGCTCGAAGATGGCCTGGCTGAGGATGATTGGGACGGATGGGTGCTGTTGCGAGCAAAACTGGGTGATCGAGTGCAACTGGTCGGCGACGATTTCCTGGTCACGAATGTCAACCGACTCCAGCGCGCCATCGATGCCCGTGCTGCCAACTCGATTCTGATTAAGCTTAACCAGATCGGTTCGCTCACCGAGACCCTCAGTGCCATTCAACTGGCACAACGCAGTGGTTGGACGGCAGTTGTATCACATCGCTCAGGTGAAAGTGAGGACGTCACGATTGCTGATCTGGTGGTGGCGACAAATGCCGGTCAGATCAAGACGGGTGCACCAGCGCGTACCGACCGGGTTGCCAAGTATAACCAATTGTTGCGGATCGAAGAGGAGTTGGGCAGTACGGCACGTTATGCTGGTCGCAGTGCGTTTAAGGTCTAA